TTTAACAGCCACAGGCGCGCCTATTGCCCCACGCCCATAAACAAACGCCGACAAAAACCACTCACTCCACTTTTTCTTCGTCCGCTTTAGTACAGTCGACTGAGTGAAAATGCGAGAGTGTCGGAGTgaaatagagagagggagagagtgagaaaacTCGTTTGATTACATTTTACCATATCGCTCATTGCTCTCTTGCACTCTCCCTTTTTTTGAGTTGTTTGTCATTTCGGcggttctgttttctgtttggaATTTTATCATACtgttctctctgctgcttttgtcaTTCGTTCCGCGCAAAAGTTCAACGAATAGGAAATAAAACAGCTGAAAGCATACGCACGCTCACAGCATATTAAGGTCGCGTTCCGAAGAACCCAGACGAACTCACGTGTTTcttgttttccatttgcacaGCGCAATAATGTCAAGCAAATCCCGACGAGCTGGCACCGCCACGCCGCAGCCCGGCAGCACCTCCACCCCACTGCCGCCAAATGTGGGAccccagcctcagcagcagcagcagcagcaggccggcAGCCCGCTCAGCCCCACACGCCACTCCCGCGTGGCCGAGAAGGTGGAGCTGCAGAACCTTAACGACCGTCTGGCCACCTACATTGATCGAGTGCGCAATCTGGAGACGGAGAATACCCGCCTCACCATTGAGGTGCAGTCGAGCCGCGACACCACCACCCGGGAGACATCGAACCTCAAGAGCATGTATGAGAAGGAGTTGGTCGAGACGCGCAAGATGCTGGATGAGACGGCACGCGAAAAGGCTCGCATCGAGATCGACTGTAAGCGTATGTGGGAGGAGAACGAGAATCTCAAGGCCAGGGAGGCCAAGCTCGCCAAGGAGTGCAGCACGGCCGAGGGTGAGTTTGCCGCAGCAACCGAGCAACCGCATCGAGTGCTTTAAATTGAATCTAAATTAATATTAACCCTCTTTTGCATTTCCAGCCAATGCCCGGATGTACGAGTCGCGTGCCAATGAAtataacaacaaatacaacctGGCCGCTGCCGAGCGAAAGAAGGCTCTTGATGAACTGAATCagattaaaaatgattttgaaCGTATGCGCAAGCAGTTTGAAGATGCGCGCAGCCACTTGGAGGCTGAGACACTGACTCGCGTCGATCTGGAGAACACCATACAGAGCCTGCGCGAGGAGCTCTCCTTCAAGGACCAGATTCATGTGCAAGAGATCAACGACTCTCGTCGCATACGCCAGACGGAGTACAGCGAGATCGACGGCCGACTCTCGTCCGAATACGATGCCAAGCTTAAGCAATCGCTGCAGGATCTGCGTGCACAGTACGAGGAGCAGATGCGCATTAATCGCTATGACATAGAGACCTTGTACGAGGACAAGATCCGCCGCTTGAATGAGACCGCTCTTCGCACCAACAGCTCGACGCACAAGTCCCTCGAGGAGCAGCGCTCCACTCGTGTGCGCATTGACTCGCTCAATGCCAAGATCAACGATTTGGAGCAGACCAATGCCGCGCTGAACAGTCGCGTACGCGAGCTGGAGCAACAGATGGACAACGATCGCGATCGTCACTGCCAGGAGGTGGCACTGCTCGAGAAGGAGCTCATCCGTTTGCGCGACGAGATatcccagcagctgcaggagtaCCAGGACCTGATGGACATCAAGGTCTCGCTAGATTTGGAAATAGCCGCCTACGACAAGCTGCTCATGGGCGAGGAGCATCGCCTGAACATCACCCCATCCAATACGGCCACCGTTCAGTCCTTCAGTCAATCGCTGCGCAGCAGCACTCGTGCCACTCCCTCGCGCCGCACACCATCCGGTGCGCTGAAGCGTAAGCGTACTATTGTGGACGAGTCGGAGGATCGCAGCGTCTCCGACTTCTATGTGTCGGCCAGTGCCAAGGGCAATATTGAGATTAAGGAAATCGATCCGGAGGGAAAGTTCGTGAAGCTATTCAACAAGGGCAACGAGGAGGTGGCCATTGGCGGCTGGCAGCTCCAGCGC
The sequence above is a segment of the Drosophila subobscura isolate 14011-0131.10 chromosome U, UCBerk_Dsub_1.0, whole genome shotgun sequence genome. Coding sequences within it:
- the LOC117900102 gene encoding lamin Dm0, yielding MSSKSRRAGTATPQPGSTSTPLPPNVGPQPQQQQQQQAGSPLSPTRHSRVAEKVELQNLNDRLATYIDRVRNLETENTRLTIEVQSSRDTTTRETSNLKSMYEKELVETRKMLDETAREKARIEIDCKRMWEENENLKAREAKLAKECSTAEANARMYESRANEYNNKYNLAAAERKKALDELNQIKNDFERMRKQFEDARSHLEAETLTRVDLENTIQSLREELSFKDQIHVQEINDSRRIRQTEYSEIDGRLSSEYDAKLKQSLQDLRAQYEEQMRINRYDIETLYEDKIRRLNETALRTNSSTHKSLEEQRSTRVRIDSLNAKINDLEQTNAALNSRVRELEQQMDNDRDRHCQEVALLEKELIRLRDEISQQLQEYQDLMDIKVSLDLEIAAYDKLLMGEEHRLNITPSNTATVQSFSQSLRSSTRATPSRRTPSGALKRKRTIVDESEDRSVSDFYVSASAKGNIEIKEIDPEGKFVKLFNKGNEEVAIGGWQLQRMVNESGPSTTYKFHRSVKIDANAFVTVWSADTKASHEPPSNIVMKQQKWIAGDNTKTILLNNDGETVANLDRIKRIVSTHVSSSRLSRRRSITAVDGNEQLYHQQGDPHQSAEKCAIM